The following DNA comes from Microcella sp..
CCCGAGGTCGCACCGGCAGAGCCGTCGAACGGCGCCACGCGATACCAGCGGGCCGCCTTCGCCCTCGCCGTTCTGGGCTTCGCCCTGCACCTCGGCGCCACGGTCTTGCGCGGCGTCGCCGCCGAGCGAGTGCCGTGGGCCAACATGTTCGAGTTCGGCCTCACCGCCACGGCCATGGGCATGGGCGTCTTCTTGCTCGTGCAGTTCTGGAAAGACGTGCGCTACCTCGGCGCCTACATCACGGGCTTCACCCTTCTGTCGCTCGGCATCGTGACCGTCAACTTCTACGTCGACGTCGTGCCGCTGCCGCCCGCTCTGCAGTCGGCCTGGCTCGTCATCCACGTGCTCGTCGCGACTCTTGCTACCGCGTTCTTCGCGATCGGCGCGGGGCTCTCGATCATGCAGCTGCTGCGCTCGCAGCGCGAGGTGCGCAAGGTCAACGGCCTGCGCTTTCTCGACACGCTGCCCGGCGCTGCGACGCTCGAGTCGCTCGCCTACCGGCTCAACGTCGTGGGCTTCGTGTTCTGGACCTTCACGCTCATCGCCGGAGCCATCTGGGCTGAGCGCGCCTGGGGCCGCTATTGGGGCTGGGACACCAAGGAGGTCTGGACCTTCATCATCTGGACCCTCTTCGCCGGCTACATCCACGCTCGTGCGACGCGCGGTTGGCGCGGCGACCGCTCGGCGTGGCTGGCGATCATCGGGTTCTCGGCCGTCATCTTCAACTACACGATCGTCAACATCGCCTTCACCGGGTTGCACTCCTATTCGGGCCTGTAGCGCAAGGCGCGAGACCCTCTCACCTCGTTGCACCGTTGTGCTACCGTGACGCCACGATGCCCGGAGTCATCGTCGACCATGGCAATGCGCGGGCCCGACATCGAGGAGTAGTCCATGGCGAAGATCGACGACGACGAGGCGGCCAAGAAGGCCCGTAGCGACGCGGCCCGCAAGGCGGGCATCCAGGCTCGCAATGACAAGGCGTTCGCCGAGGCGAAAGCGGCCCGCGAGAAGAAGGCCGAAGCTGCCGAGAAGGCTGAAGCAGCAGCGACGTCTGCCGCCAGCGCCCCCAAGGCGTCGCTCGTCGTGGACGGCGAGTGGGGCCCGGCGACGACGAAGGCGCTGCAGACCGTGCTCGGCGTGACCGTCGATGGCAAGTTCGGCCCCGCCTCGACCAAGGCCCTGCAGAAGAAGCTCGGCGTCACCGCCGACGGCGTCTTCGGCCCGCAGAGCAAGAAGGCGCTGCAGACGCACCTCAAGGTCACGGCCGATGGCGCGGTCGGTCCGCAGACCGTCAAGGCGCTGCAGACGCGACTGAACGCCGGCACCTTCTAGGCGCGACCCACGGCTCTCGACGGCGGCGCTCCCCACCTCGGGGGCGCCGCCGTCGACGTGTTCCTCCGCCGCCTCGGGCTCCACCCCGGGAAGGACAGTGCTGGCGAAGCGGCAGAAGTCTGGGGGCGCCCGGCGTCAGCCCGCGCGGGCGAGCACGATGGGCGTGCGGCCCGTCGCCGTCTCGAACTGCAGCACCGGGGCATCGGGGTCGCTGCAGTCGTAGGGGGTGTCGTTGATGGGGTCGCTCGAGATGAACGATCCGAGAATGTCTGAGCCGTCTTGCACCGCGCCGTTGATCGTGAGGGTTGCCGCGAGGTTGTTGTCACCCACGGTTGTCGTGATCACACCTTCTGACGCCGTGTAGGTGCCGCCGAGTGTTCCGGTGGTGACGCCCTGGCCTTCCAGACCCGCGACCTCGAGACTCAACGTGAACTCCGGGGTCCAGCGGTAGTCGGTCGCGGTGAAGCTCAGGCCGGCCTGGCCTTCGGCGGTGAACGTGATGCCCTCGGTCTCTGACGCGACCGCGTCGTAGAAGCTCTGCATCTGCTCTTGCGTCAGCACCCAGTCGCCGATCAGGCACGCGGGGTCGAGCGGGTCGGCCGGAGGCGCCTCGGTCTCGACACCTTCGCCAGAGCTGGAGGCATCGGGGTCGACGTCAGCCTCGGTGCTGCCGCCCGTCGAGCAGCCGGCGAGAACGAGCAGGGCGACAGCGGTGAGGGCGAGTGATGCGCGGCGCATGGTGGCTCCTTCGACGGGCGAGCGGGCGAACACTTCGAGGGTATCGCCGCCTCCGGGTCGCGCGCGTGAGCAGTTTCTGCCTAGTCCGCTTCTGCCGAGTCGGCGAGCAGGGCCAGGCATCGAGCAAGCCGCGCACGCCACCACGCTGTGCGTTCGGCGTCGGCGGAGAGCCTCGTGAGAGCATCCGCATCGGCGGCGACGCGGCTGACCGCGATCGCACCGTCGACGGGTCGCAGCGGCCGGGCGACGACGTCGTCGGCGAGCAATGCGGCCGTGCCGAGCCCGCAGTCGAAGTCGAGAGTCGGCAGGCGTGCGGCGAGCTCGGCGCCCATCGCGAGGCCGATGCTCGTGTCGAGGGCGCTGGAGACCACCGCGGGCAGGCCCGATTCGGCCACGATCGTGAGCGCGCGGTCGATGCCGCCGAGCGGAGCGACCTTGATGACGAGCAGGTCGGCGGCCCCCGCACGCGCGACGGCGAGGGGGTCTGCGGCCTTGCGCACGCTCTCGTCGGCGGCGACGAGCACATCAATGCGGTGGATGCGCCGCCGCAGTTCGGCGAGCTCGGGCACACTCGCGCACGGCTGCTCGACGTACTCGAGGTCGAACTGCTCGAGGGCGCGCACGGCGTGCTCAGCCTCGTCGACGGTCCACGCGCCGTTCGCGTCGAGTCGGATGCGGCCGGCAGGCCCGAGCAGGCGCCGGGTCTCGCGCACGCGGGCGATGTCGTCGGCGAGCGTCTCGCCCGGTTCGCCCACCTTGA
Coding sequences within:
- a CDS encoding peptidoglycan-binding domain-containing protein produces the protein MAKIDDDEAAKKARSDAARKAGIQARNDKAFAEAKAAREKKAEAAEKAEAAATSAASAPKASLVVDGEWGPATTKALQTVLGVTVDGKFGPASTKALQKKLGVTADGVFGPQSKKALQTHLKVTADGAVGPQTVKALQTRLNAGTF
- a CDS encoding o-succinylbenzoate synthase translates to MDALPELDDVLGRAHVVSVPLVTRFRGVDRREAVLLDGPSGWSEFSPFVEYADDEASTWLAAALDFGWRDSTVPAVRASIPVNATLPAVPLDRIAHTLSLFGDCRTVKIKVGEPGETLADDIARVRETRRLLGPAGRIRLDANGAWTVDEAEHAVRALEQFDLEYVEQPCASVPELAELRRRIHRIDVLVAADESVRKAADPLAVARAGAADLLVIKVAPLGGIDRALTIVAESGLPAVVSSALDTSIGLAMGAELAARLPTLDFDCGLGTAALLADDVVARPLRPVDGAIAVSRVAADADALTRLSADAERTAWWRARLARCLALLADSAEAD
- the ccsB gene encoding c-type cytochrome biogenesis protein CcsB, giving the protein MENLVSLSLVAVYSAMGVYTVSFILFTLDLAKRSAERPVPAAVVQTSAAAGGGATTAVLEAPEVAPAEPSNGATRYQRAAFALAVLGFALHLGATVLRGVAAERVPWANMFEFGLTATAMGMGVFLLVQFWKDVRYLGAYITGFTLLSLGIVTVNFYVDVVPLPPALQSAWLVIHVLVATLATAFFAIGAGLSIMQLLRSQREVRKVNGLRFLDTLPGAATLESLAYRLNVVGFVFWTFTLIAGAIWAERAWGRYWGWDTKEVWTFIIWTLFAGYIHARATRGWRGDRSAWLAIIGFSAVIFNYTIVNIAFTGLHSYSGL